A single region of the Psychrobacter alimentarius genome encodes:
- a CDS encoding DUF4031 domain-containing protein yields the protein MAIYVDFVCIEFRGHKWCHMLADTLQELHEFAALIDVDKRLFHRNASYPHYDVTVQMRETAIEYGAQPADRRKIIECAKKLKIELNSNAT from the coding sequence ATGGCGATATATGTGGACTTTGTCTGTATAGAATTTAGGGGCCATAAATGGTGTCATATGTTGGCCGATACCTTACAAGAATTGCATGAGTTTGCGGCATTGATTGACGTGGACAAGCGCCTGTTTCATCGTAACGCCAGCTATCCTCACTATGATGTGACGGTACAAATGCGAGAAACTGCAATCGAGTACGGCGCACAACCTGCCGATAGAAGAAAAATTATTGAATGTGCGAAGAAGCTAAAAATAGAATTAAATAGTAATGCAACTTAA